The DNA segment TCTGTCCACGTCCGGCCTGGTGGACGGCATCCGGCGTCTGGGCGCCGAGCCGCTCCGCCCGAAGCTGGCGATCTCCCTCAACGCCGCCACCGACGAGATCCGCGAGCGGTTGATGCCGGTGAACCGCCGCCATCCGCTGGCGGAGCTTCTCGGCGCCTGCCGCGACTTCCCCCTGGCCCCGGGCGAGCGCATCACCTTCGAGTACGTCCTGATTCGCGGCGTGAACGACACGCCGGCGGACGCTCGGCGGCTGGCGCGCCTGCTTAAGCCCATCCGCTGCAAGATCAACCTGATCCCGTACAACGAGGTCCCCGGCCTCCCCTTCGCCGCGCCGGCCGAAGCGGCGGTCCTCGCCTTCCAGCAGGTGCTCCTCGACGCCCGGTTCACCGCCATGATCCGCAAGTCACGGGGCCGCGAGATCCAGGCGGCGTGCGGCCAGCTGGCCGCCGTCGGCCGGCCGGCGACAGCCGGCCCGGCTGCCCCACTCGAACCCGGAGGATGCCATGCCTGACGACGATGAACGGGTGAACGGCGCAATCGACGCAGTGGGCTTCCACAAGACGACGGATCCCGAAGCCATCGCCGAGCTGCAGGACATGCAGCGGATGTACGAGCGCATCGCCGACGCCATCCGCGACCGGAAGAACGTCCCGTTCACGCGCGTCCTGCAAAACGCCCGGGCCAAGGCCGCGGAAGCCGCGGCGGTCGCCGCCACCGGGCCGGACGCGGAATCGACCGACGCGACAGATGCAGACGATGCTGCCACCGATACCACCGGCTGAGCAGGTGGCCGAGCTGGAACTGCGCGCCGGCCGCCCGGTGTGCTGCCGCGCCGCCGGCTCCAGCATGAAGCCGCTCATCTTTCCCGGCGCCGACCTGGAGGTCCGGCCGGTCCCGGCGGGGGAGCTGCGGCCCGGCGACGTGCTGCTCTTCCATGACGGCACGCGCCTCGTGGCGCACCGGCTGGTGCGCCGCGTCGACGATCCCGATCGGGGGCGGCTGTTCTACGTCCAGGGGGACAATCGGCACGACGTGGAGGGACCCGTTCCGGCCGACGCCATCCTCGGCCGCATCGAAGGGGTGCGCGCCGGCTGGATCCGCTTCCGCCCACAGTCCTGCTGGATCCGCGCCGCCTACCCGCCCCTGCGATGGGGATACCGGTTCGCCGCCCGGATCAAGCGGGCGTTGTTCGACTGAGCGTTGCGACGGGGGGATCGGGGGTTGGGTCCGGCGTCGGGCGCCGCTCACGGTCCGGAATACTCAAAGCTGTTGGTGTCGGTCTCCTGGAGGGTGATCGTCGCGAGCCGCCCCGGCGCCGCCGGCTGCAGGGCCGACCAGATCCACCGGCACAAGTTCTCCGACGTGGGCACCTGGTCGCGGAAGTCGGGGATTTCGTCGTTGATGAAGCGGTGATCCAGCCGGTCCACGACCTGGCGGCGCACCACCCGGTCCAGCTCGGCCAGGTCCGCGATCATCCCGCTGGCGGGGTCCACCTCGCCGGCGATTGCCACCCAGAGCGTGTAGTTGTGGCCGTGGCCGTGGGGATTGGCGCAGCGGCCGTAGACGCGGCGGTTCCGCTCCGGGTCCCACTGGGTCCGGCTCAGGCGGTGGCCCGCCGAGAAGGTGTAACGCCGGATCAGGCGGAGCATGGCGCCTCCGCGGTCCATTCCACGCCCAGGTCGTCGCTCTCCCACAGCCGGATGCGGTGGACCCGTGCGCCCCGGAAGACCGGCTGCAGGAGGTCGCGGATGTACAGCACCAGATTCTCGGTGGTGGGGATGGTGGTCTGGAAATGGGGGATGTCCTGGTTGAGAAACCGGTGGTCCAAGTGGTCCAGCACCGTCTGTTCCAGGATGGCCTTGACGTCCTTCAGGTCGATGATCATGCCGGTTTCGGGGTTCGGCTCACCCGCCAGCGACAGCTCCAGGCGGTAGTTGTGCCCGTGGCCGTGCGGATTGGCGCACGGCCCGAACACGGCACGGTTCTTCGCCTCGTCCCAAGCCGCCTGCCAGTAACGGTGGGCGGCGCAGAAGGTCACGGTCTTGGTGATGAGGATCATCTCGTTCTCCTTGCCCGGCACGGCGGTTCCGCAGCCGCGGTCACGTGAGCGATATCCCGCCGTCCACCGGCAGGTTCACCCCCGTGATCCAGGCCGCCTCGTCGGAAGCCAGGAACACGGCGGCGCGGGCGATGTCCGCCGGCTCGCCCACGCGGCCCAGGGGATGGGCAGGCGCCATCCGCGCCAGGTGCGCGCGGATCTCCTCGGGAGACATGATTGCCTCGAAGATGGGCGTACGCACCACCCCCGGCGAGATCGCGTTGCACCGGATGCCGCGCCCGGCGTGTTCCAACGCCATGCTCCGGGTGAACATCAGCACCCCCGCCTTCGCCGCCGAGTACGCGCTGCAGCCCGGCACGGGCATGTAGCCGAGGGTCGAGGCGATGTTGACGATCGACCCGCCGCCGGCGGCCGCCAGCAGCGGGATCAGACCCTGGGTGAGGACGAACACCGCCTC comes from the Acidobacteriota bacterium genome and includes:
- a CDS encoding 6-carboxytetrahydropterin synthase, translated to MLRLIRRYTFSAGHRLSRTQWDPERNRRVYGRCANPHGHGHNYTLWVAIAGEVDPASGMIADLAELDRVVRRQVVDRLDHRFINDEIPDFRDQVPTSENLCRWIWSALQPAAPGRLATITLQETDTNSFEYSGP
- a CDS encoding radical SAM protein, whose product is AQVLIPIKRYPERFFRNIVLMGMGEPLLNYDAVMAAFRLFVDPDGIALSRRGITLSTSGLVDGIRRLGAEPLRPKLAISLNAATDEIRERLMPVNRRHPLAELLGACRDFPLAPGERITFEYVLIRGVNDTPADARRLARLLKPIRCKINLIPYNEVPGLPFAAPAEAAVLAFQQVLLDARFTAMIRKSRGREIQAACGQLAAVGRPATAGPAAPLEPGGCHA
- a CDS encoding 6-carboxytetrahydropterin synthase; translation: MILITKTVTFCAAHRYWQAAWDEAKNRAVFGPCANPHGHGHNYRLELSLAGEPNPETGMIIDLKDVKAILEQTVLDHLDHRFLNQDIPHFQTTIPTTENLVLYIRDLLQPVFRGARVHRIRLWESDDLGVEWTAEAPCSA
- a CDS encoding SDR family oxidoreductase: MAQRLAGKRAIVTGGSSGIGREICRQFVAEGAAVEIIGRNRGRLEETRVGCTDPGRVRIHNLDLEDLDAVQTWVRGRIEAGEAVHVLVNGAGFYRNAHSKDDPRGDYTRVMRVNLEAVFVLTQGLIPLLAAAGGGSIVNIASTLGYMPVPGCSAYSAAKAGVLMFTRSMALEHAGRGIRCNAISPGVVRTPIFEAIMSPEEIRAHLARMAPAHPLGRVGEPADIARAAVFLASDEAAWITGVNLPVDGGISLT